A genomic window from Thermococcus nautili includes:
- a CDS encoding ribbon-helix-helix domain-containing protein has product MSRMRIISVQLPQGLINAMDQLVKKGVYPNRSEIIREAIRELLKKELYRLETENRSTPDYIIK; this is encoded by the coding sequence ATGAGCAGGATGAGAATCATAAGTGTCCAACTTCCGCAGGGCCTCATAAACGCTATGGACCAGCTTGTTAAGAAGGGTGTCTATCCCAACAGAAGTGAAATCATCCGAGAGGCCATTCGCGAGCTTCTAAAAAAGGAACTGTACCGCCTTGAGACCGAAAACCGCTCAACGCCTGACTACATTATAAAATAA